A genomic stretch from Oleomonas cavernae includes:
- a CDS encoding GNAT family N-acetyltransferase translates to MTTPASELPPADWTETSGPVAESRITYLEMTARPSPRRAPPPLDAHALIRVEEPPVAYFRWLYHYVGRDWMWVDRRRWDDQRLAQHLAAPGYALYVLSLKGAPAGFFELVALDGGQRVDLGLFGIAPDFIGRRLGPFLLDQAIQLAWERGPQRVTVDTCTLDHPKALILYQRFGFAPYATRERLVWPLGPGLRGLT, encoded by the coding sequence ATGACCACGCCCGCCAGCGAGCTGCCGCCGGCGGACTGGACGGAAACGTCCGGCCCGGTGGCGGAGAGCCGCATCACCTACCTGGAGATGACGGCGCGCCCCTCGCCCCGGCGGGCACCGCCCCCGCTCGATGCCCATGCCCTGATCCGGGTCGAGGAACCGCCGGTGGCCTATTTCCGCTGGCTGTATCACTATGTCGGGCGCGACTGGATGTGGGTGGACCGGCGCCGCTGGGATGATCAGCGTCTCGCCCAGCATCTGGCCGCCCCGGGCTATGCGCTTTACGTGCTGTCCCTGAAAGGCGCACCGGCAGGCTTCTTCGAGCTGGTCGCCCTGGACGGCGGCCAGCGCGTCGACCTCGGCCTGTTCGGCATCGCGCCCGATTTCATCGGCCGCCGGCTGGGGCCGTTCCTGCTCGACCAGGCGATCCAGCTTGCCTGGGAGCGCGGCCCGCAGCGCGTCACGGTCGATACCTGCACGCTGGACCATCCCAAGGCCCTGATCCTCTATCAGCGCTTCGGCTTTGCGCCCTATGCCACCCGCGAACGCCTCGTTTGGCCACTGGGCCCCGGCTTGAGGGGCCTCACCTGA
- a CDS encoding VOC family protein, with amino-acid sequence MHRSRLAGFIIDCRTDDLDGAATFWGRALGLEPNRSSGDPEDSGYIPFHREDPNDINIEVQRVEHDSRVHLDIETDNVEAEVERLLGIGAKVVKRIHTWCVMEAPTGHRFCVVRASSSKFAQEATVWP; translated from the coding sequence ATGCATCGCAGCCGCCTGGCAGGCTTCATCATCGACTGCCGTACCGACGACCTGGACGGTGCCGCGACCTTCTGGGGCCGGGCCCTGGGGCTGGAGCCCAATCGCTCGAGTGGCGACCCGGAAGATTCGGGTTACATCCCGTTCCACCGCGAAGACCCCAACGACATCAACATCGAAGTCCAGCGCGTGGAGCACGACAGCCGGGTCCACCTGGATATCGAGACCGACAATGTCGAGGCCGAGGTCGAACGCCTGCTGGGCATCGGCGCCAAGGTGGTGAAGCGCATTCACACCTGGTGCGTGATGGAGGCGCCGACGGGCCACCGCTTCTGCGTGGTGCGCGCCAGCAGCTCGAAATTCGCGCAAGAGGCGACGGTCTGGCCGTGA
- a CDS encoding NUDIX domain-containing protein, with translation MMERTVQILSYETVHKGFYPKSVLRLRHSLFRGGLSAEVSRDVLELGAASVVLPYDPRTDSILLVEQFRIAPYLMDEEPWLLEAIAGRAEDGEAADVAAAREAREEANIELTALARAGIGYPSPGGLKELTTIFVGCCNLAGVDGGVHGAADESEDIRVRVIAVDEALAMAASGTLRALSALVALYWLALHRADLRRRWA, from the coding sequence ATGATGGAACGAACGGTCCAGATCCTGTCCTACGAGACCGTGCATAAGGGTTTTTATCCAAAATCCGTCCTGCGCCTGCGGCACTCGCTGTTCCGCGGCGGATTGAGCGCCGAGGTGAGCCGCGACGTGCTGGAACTGGGCGCCGCCTCGGTGGTCCTGCCCTACGATCCCAGGACCGATTCGATCCTGCTGGTCGAGCAGTTCCGCATCGCGCCCTATCTGATGGACGAGGAACCCTGGCTGCTGGAAGCCATCGCCGGCCGCGCCGAAGACGGGGAAGCCGCCGACGTGGCGGCGGCCCGCGAGGCCCGGGAAGAAGCGAACATCGAATTGACCGCGCTTGCGCGCGCCGGCATCGGCTATCCCTCGCCCGGCGGCCTGAAGGAACTGACCACCATCTTCGTGGGCTGCTGCAATCTTGCCGGTGTCGATGGCGGCGTCCACGGCGCGGCGGACGAAAGCGAGGATATCCGCGTGCGGGTGATCGCGGTCGACGAGGCCCTGGCCATGGCGGCAAGCGGCACCCTGCGGGCCCTTTCCGCCCTGGTGGCCCTGTACTGGCTGGCGCTCCATCGGGCCGATCTGCGGCGCCGCTGGGCTTGA
- a CDS encoding cysteine synthase A codes for MAIRKDFIDTIGNTPLIRLHAASQATGCEILGKAEFLNPGGSVKDRAALAIVRDAEERGLLRPGGVIVEGTAGNTGIGLALVGNALGYRTVIVMPETQSQEKKDMLRLCGADLRLVPAVPYANPMNYVKYSGRLAEEIAAGEPNGAIWANQFDNVANRRGHYETTGPEIWADTAGRIDGFVSAVGSGGTLGGVALYLKEQNSKVVIALADPPGAALYSYYKTGELKAEGTSITEGIGQGRITANLEGVPVDVAFQIPDEESLPICFDLLKHEGLCLGGSSGVNVAGAIRLARELGPGHTIVTILCDYGTRYQSKMFNPEFLKARNLPTPDWL; via the coding sequence ATGGCGATTCGCAAAGATTTCATCGACACCATCGGCAACACACCGCTGATCCGCCTGCACGCCGCCTCGCAGGCGACCGGCTGCGAGATCCTCGGCAAGGCCGAGTTCCTCAATCCCGGCGGCTCGGTCAAGGACCGCGCGGCGCTGGCCATCGTGCGCGATGCCGAGGAGCGCGGCCTGTTGCGCCCTGGCGGCGTCATCGTCGAGGGCACGGCCGGCAATACCGGCATCGGCCTCGCCCTGGTCGGCAACGCCCTGGGCTACCGCACGGTCATCGTGATGCCCGAGACCCAGTCCCAGGAAAAGAAGGATATGCTGCGCCTGTGCGGCGCCGACCTTCGCCTGGTGCCGGCCGTGCCCTACGCCAACCCCATGAACTATGTGAAATACTCGGGCCGCCTGGCCGAGGAGATCGCGGCGGGCGAGCCCAACGGCGCGATCTGGGCCAACCAGTTCGACAACGTCGCCAACCGCCGCGGCCATTACGAGACCACCGGGCCGGAGATCTGGGCAGACACCGCCGGCAGGATCGACGGTTTCGTCAGCGCCGTCGGCTCGGGCGGGACGCTGGGCGGCGTGGCGCTATACCTCAAGGAACAGAACAGCAAAGTGGTGATCGCCCTGGCCGATCCGCCGGGGGCCGCCCTCTACAGCTACTACAAGACCGGCGAATTGAAGGCCGAAGGCACCTCGATCACCGAGGGCATCGGCCAGGGCCGCATCACCGCCAACCTCGAGGGCGTGCCGGTCGACGTCGCCTTCCAGATTCCCGACGAGGAATCGCTGCCGATCTGCTTCGACCTGCTCAAGCACGAAGGCCTGTGCCTGGGCGGCTCGTCCGGCGTCAATGTCGCCGGGGCCATTCGCCTGGCCCGGGAGCTGGGGCCGGGTCACACGATCGTCACCATCCTGTGCGACTACGGCACCCGCTACCAAAGCAAGATGTTCAACCCGGAATTCCTCAAGGCGCGGAACCTGCCGACGCCCGACTGGCTGTGA
- the sseA gene encoding 3-mercaptopyruvate sulfurtransferase has product MPNATGLVSTAWLAEHLSAPDVRVIDASWYLPDANRDPKAEYREGHIPGAAFFDIDEIADLTSPLPHMLPPLEKFASRVRKMGLGDGNRIVVYDGGAPFAAARVWWMFRAFGHDDVMVLDGGIARWKAEGRPLDDLPPAPRERHFTARQNTMLLRSYDQVRANLVSHREQVVDARSAARFTGAVPEPRPGLKRGHIPGSVNLPSTELLDPVTGVFLDKPALRAKIEAAGIDPNKAVVCSCGSGVTAAIVMLALHEIGARSVSLYDGSWAEWGAREDAPVEV; this is encoded by the coding sequence ATGCCCAATGCGACCGGACTCGTTTCGACTGCGTGGCTCGCCGAGCATCTGAGTGCACCCGACGTGCGGGTGATCGATGCCTCCTGGTACCTGCCCGATGCCAATCGCGACCCCAAGGCCGAATACCGCGAGGGTCACATCCCCGGCGCGGCGTTCTTCGACATCGACGAGATCGCCGACCTGACCTCGCCCCTGCCCCACATGCTGCCGCCGCTCGAGAAATTCGCCTCGCGCGTGCGCAAGATGGGCCTGGGCGACGGCAATCGCATCGTCGTCTATGACGGCGGCGCGCCCTTCGCCGCGGCCCGCGTGTGGTGGATGTTCAGGGCTTTCGGCCACGACGATGTCATGGTGCTGGACGGCGGCATCGCCAGATGGAAGGCCGAGGGCCGCCCGCTCGACGACCTGCCGCCGGCCCCGCGCGAACGCCACTTCACCGCGCGCCAGAACACCATGCTGCTGCGCAGCTACGACCAGGTGCGGGCCAACCTCGTCAGCCACCGCGAACAGGTGGTGGATGCGCGCAGTGCCGCACGTTTCACCGGCGCGGTGCCCGAACCGCGGCCGGGCCTGAAGCGCGGCCACATCCCCGGCTCGGTCAACCTGCCCTCGACCGAATTGCTCGATCCCGTGACCGGCGTCTTCCTCGACAAGCCCGCCCTGCGCGCCAAGATCGAGGCCGCCGGCATCGACCCCAACAAGGCGGTGGTGTGCAGTTGCGGCTCGGGTGTGACGGCGGCCATCGTCATGCTGGCCCTGCACGAGATCGGCGCCCGCAGCGTCTCGCTCTACGACGGCTCCTGGGCCGAATGGGGCGCACGCGAGGATGCCCCGGTCGAGGTCTGA
- a CDS encoding YMGG-like glycine zipper-containing protein, producing MYQSKTFAALALAGALGLGACSGLNHQERRAVTGGAIGAGGGALVGALTGGSALTGALIGGGAGAAIGALTADDDDYKRRR from the coding sequence ATGTATCAGTCCAAGACCTTTGCCGCCTTGGCTCTGGCCGGCGCACTCGGCCTGGGCGCTTGCTCCGGCCTCAATCATCAGGAACGGCGGGCGGTGACCGGCGGTGCCATCGGTGCCGGCGGCGGTGCGCTGGTGGGTGCCTTGACCGGCGGCAGCGCCCTGACCGGCGCACTGATCGGTGGCGGTGCCGGTGCCGCGATCGGTGCCCTGACCGCGGACGATGACGACTACAAGCGCCGCCGTTGA
- a CDS encoding amino acid ABC transporter ATP-binding protein gives MSTQTATATPPVSDKLAIELVDVNKWYGEFHVLRNINLSVYRGERIVICGPSGSGKSTMIRCINRLEEHQKGKIVVDNIELTNDLKKIDEIRREVGMVFQHFNLFPHLTVLQNCTLAPIWVRGMPKKDAEEIAMKYLKRVRIPEQANKFPGQLSGGQQQRVAIARSLCMNPKIMLFDEPTSALDPEMVKEVLDTMVSLAEEGMTMLCVTHEMGFARQVANRVIFMDRGEIVEQNEPNEFFANPRSDRTRLFLSQILH, from the coding sequence ATGAGCACTCAAACCGCGACCGCCACACCGCCTGTATCCGACAAGCTCGCCATCGAACTGGTCGACGTGAACAAGTGGTACGGGGAGTTCCACGTCCTGCGGAACATCAACCTCAGCGTCTACCGGGGCGAACGCATCGTCATCTGCGGGCCCTCGGGCTCGGGCAAGTCGACCATGATCCGCTGCATCAACCGGCTGGAAGAACACCAGAAGGGCAAGATCGTCGTCGACAATATCGAGCTCACCAACGACCTCAAGAAGATCGACGAGATCCGCCGCGAGGTCGGCATGGTGTTCCAGCACTTCAACCTGTTCCCGCACCTGACCGTCTTGCAGAACTGCACGCTGGCCCCCATCTGGGTGCGCGGCATGCCCAAGAAGGACGCCGAAGAAATCGCGATGAAATACCTGAAGCGGGTGCGCATCCCCGAGCAGGCGAACAAGTTCCCCGGCCAGCTTTCAGGCGGCCAGCAGCAGCGCGTGGCGATCGCCCGCTCGCTGTGCATGAACCCCAAGATCATGCTGTTCGACGAGCCGACCTCGGCGCTCGACCCGGAAATGGTCAAGGAAGTGCTCGACACCATGGTCAGCCTCGCGGAAGAGGGCATGACCATGCTGTGCGTGACCCACGAAATGGGCTTTGCCCGCCAGGTGGCGAACCGGGTGATCTTCATGGACCGCGGCGAGATCGTGGAACAGAACGAACCCAACGAATTCTTCGCCAATCCCAGGAGCGACCGCACCCGTCTCTTCCTGTCGCAGATCCTGCACTGA
- the metC gene encoding cystathionine beta-lyase, which produces MSRKHRPDTDVVHLGRRPADFHGAVNPPVYHLSTVLFPTLDALEAAQRPSPDPRRMTYGRRGSPTSFTLSEAVAALEGADGCQITPSGLSAVATTLLALLKAGDHLLMVDSCYAPSRGLCEGVLKRLGIETTYYDPLIGAGIAALIRPNTTVIFMESPGSLTFEVQDVPAIVAAAKAAGHPVTTVIDNTWASPFYFKPLTLGVDISLQAATKYIVGHSDALIGTICGNAETLPRIKQTAGDMGVWTGPDDMYLAQRGLRTIGVRLERHQETGLGLARYLQGRPEVKRVLHPALPDDPGHALWKRDFIGASGLFGAVLHPVPRAALAAFLDHLELFGMGWSWGGYESLCVPQHPEKIRVVTPWTEPGPLLRFHAGLEDIDDLIADLDAGFARMAAAT; this is translated from the coding sequence TTGTCGCGCAAACATCGCCCCGATACCGACGTCGTTCACCTGGGCCGCCGGCCCGCGGATTTCCACGGCGCGGTGAACCCGCCCGTCTATCACCTCTCGACCGTCCTGTTCCCGACCCTGGACGCCCTGGAGGCGGCCCAGCGCCCCTCGCCCGATCCACGGCGCATGACCTATGGTCGGCGCGGGTCGCCCACCAGCTTCACCTTGAGCGAGGCGGTCGCCGCCCTCGAGGGGGCGGACGGCTGCCAGATCACCCCGTCCGGCCTCTCGGCGGTGGCGACCACCCTGCTGGCCCTGCTGAAAGCCGGCGATCACCTGCTGATGGTCGATTCCTGCTATGCCCCGTCGCGCGGGCTGTGCGAGGGGGTGCTCAAGCGCTTAGGGATAGAGACCACCTATTACGATCCGCTGATCGGCGCCGGCATCGCCGCCCTGATCAGGCCCAACACCACGGTGATCTTCATGGAAAGCCCGGGGTCCCTGACCTTCGAGGTCCAGGATGTGCCGGCGATCGTCGCCGCGGCCAAGGCGGCGGGCCATCCCGTCACCACGGTGATCGACAATACCTGGGCCTCGCCCTTCTATTTCAAGCCGCTCACGCTCGGCGTCGACATCTCGTTGCAGGCGGCGACCAAATATATCGTCGGCCATTCCGATGCCCTGATCGGCACCATCTGCGGTAACGCCGAAACCCTCCCGCGCATCAAGCAGACCGCCGGTGACATGGGCGTTTGGACCGGGCCCGACGACATGTACCTGGCCCAGCGGGGCCTGCGTACCATAGGCGTTCGCCTGGAACGCCACCAGGAAACCGGCCTAGGCCTGGCCCGCTATCTCCAGGGCCGGCCCGAGGTGAAGCGGGTGCTGCACCCCGCCCTGCCCGACGATCCGGGTCATGCTTTATGGAAGCGGGACTTCATCGGTGCCTCGGGCCTGTTCGGGGCGGTGCTGCACCCGGTGCCGCGCGCCGCCCTCGCCGCCTTCCTCGACCACCTCGAATTGTTCGGCATGGGCTGGTCCTGGGGCGGCTATGAGAGCCTGTGCGTGCCCCAGCACCCCGAGAAGATCCGCGTCGTGACCCCCTGGACCGAGCCGGGCCCGCTGCTGCGCTTCCATGCCGGGCTCGAGGATATCGATGACCTGATCGCCGATCTCGACGCCGGCTTTGCCAGGATGGCCGCCGCCACATGA
- a CDS encoding amino acid ABC transporter permease: protein MGDLQLGHLGHRQQRLRGAEGACWTFIKMRMGQIIYGTYPEMERWRPDIVFFLGLGSLLAILPKTPLRRPLVLFLLFVWPVLAFVLLVGGTYYLPFIEMLGLADPVAIFSLPFVSTDSWGGLLVTLVVAVTGITASFPLGIILALARRSNMPVAKSVAVVFIETVRGVPLISILFMSSVMLPLFLPPGNNVDKLLRALVGVALFSAAYMAEVIRGGLQAIPKGQYEAGKALGLGYWKSTRLIILPQALKLVIPGIVNSFISLFKDTTLVSIIGLRDLFNVLDDGAKDASWLGRDVEAYVFAALMFGVFCFAMSRVSMRIERRLDTGHRK, encoded by the coding sequence TTGGGCGATCTTCAGCTCGGTCATCTCGGGCACCGACAACAGCGCCTGCGCGGGGCCGAGGGTGCCTGCTGGACCTTCATCAAGATGCGCATGGGCCAGATCATCTATGGCACCTACCCCGAGATGGAGCGTTGGCGGCCGGACATCGTCTTCTTCCTGGGCCTTGGTTCCTTGCTGGCGATCCTGCCCAAGACGCCCCTGCGCCGGCCGCTGGTCCTGTTCCTGCTCTTCGTCTGGCCGGTGCTGGCCTTCGTGCTGCTGGTCGGCGGCACCTACTACCTGCCGTTCATCGAGATGCTCGGCCTTGCCGACCCGGTGGCGATCTTCTCGCTGCCCTTCGTCTCGACCGACAGTTGGGGCGGGCTGCTGGTAACCCTGGTGGTGGCGGTTACCGGCATCACGGCATCGTTCCCGCTGGGCATCATCCTCGCCCTGGCAAGGCGCTCGAACATGCCGGTCGCCAAGTCGGTCGCCGTGGTCTTCATCGAGACGGTGCGCGGCGTGCCGCTGATCTCGATCCTGTTCATGTCGTCGGTCATGCTGCCCCTGTTCCTGCCGCCGGGGAACAACGTCGACAAGCTGCTGCGCGCCCTGGTCGGCGTGGCACTGTTCTCGGCGGCCTACATGGCCGAGGTGATCCGCGGCGGCCTGCAGGCGATCCCCAAGGGCCAGTACGAGGCGGGCAAGGCGCTGGGCCTGGGCTATTGGAAGTCGACGCGGCTGATCATCCTGCCCCAGGCGCTGAAACTGGTCATTCCGGGTATCGTGAACAGCTTCATCTCGCTGTTCAAGGATACCACCCTGGTATCGATCATCGGTCTGCGCGACCTCTTCAACGTTCTCGACGATGGCGCCAAGGATGCCAGTTGGCTGGGCCGGGACGTCGAGGCTTACGTCTTCGCCGCGCTGATGTTCGGCGTATTCTGTTTTGCGATGTCGCGTGTCTCCATGCGGATCGAACGTCGCCTCGACACCGGCCATCGCAAGTAA
- a CDS encoding class I SAM-dependent methyltransferase, which translates to MARSLRGGLDPHPPLGFDERFRRLWNYYLTYCEAGFRTGSIDVMQVALSKG; encoded by the coding sequence TTGGCGCGATCGCTTCGAGGCGGCCTGGACCCGCATCCGCCCCTGGGCTTCGACGAACGCTTCCGCCGGCTGTGGAACTACTACCTGACCTATTGCGAGGCGGGATTTCGCACCGGATCGATCGACGTGATGCAAGTCGCACTTTCCAAGGGCTAA
- a CDS encoding amino acid ABC transporter permease → MTSSSSRPAAKPSGVRPWRDPQVIAIVSQIVLLALVLGVGWYLFQNVQDNLRRQNVATGFDFLDRSASFDIVQNLISYDSGSTYGRMFLIAVLNTLLVSAIGIVLATLIGFIVGIARLSNNWLVAKVATVYVEVMRNVPLLLHIAFWYVSVLKALPVVRDSISIENTFYLNQRGITFPGPVLESAFLPFIIAVVLAFVAAIAVRIWAHKRHMDTGRSFPAFWTALGLIIGLPLLTYLFAGDPVSWEMPAKGTFNIAGGVTIIPELAALAIALSLYTASFIAEIVRAGIQSVGKGQSEAAHSLGIRHGTTLRLVVIPQALRVIIPPLTSQYLNLLKNSSLGAAIGYPELVAVMTGTVNSQTNQAVEAIALAMAVYLTVSLLISAGMNWYNARKALVER, encoded by the coding sequence ATGACGTCTTCTTCCAGCCGCCCGGCGGCGAAGCCTTCCGGTGTACGGCCGTGGCGCGACCCGCAGGTCATCGCCATCGTGTCGCAGATCGTTCTTCTTGCCCTCGTCCTCGGCGTCGGCTGGTATCTGTTCCAGAACGTCCAGGACAACCTGCGCCGCCAGAATGTCGCGACCGGGTTTGATTTCCTGGATCGCAGCGCCAGTTTCGACATCGTCCAGAACCTGATCAGCTACGACTCCGGCTCGACCTACGGGCGGATGTTCCTGATCGCGGTCTTGAACACCTTGCTGGTCAGTGCCATCGGCATCGTCCTCGCCACCCTGATCGGGTTCATCGTCGGCATCGCCCGGCTCTCGAACAATTGGCTGGTGGCCAAGGTGGCGACCGTCTACGTCGAAGTCATGCGCAATGTGCCGCTGCTGCTGCATATCGCCTTCTGGTACGTGTCGGTGCTCAAGGCGCTGCCGGTCGTCCGGGACAGCATCTCGATCGAAAACACCTTCTACCTCAATCAGCGCGGGATCACCTTTCCCGGGCCGGTCCTGGAGTCGGCGTTCCTGCCGTTCATCATCGCCGTGGTCCTGGCTTTCGTTGCCGCCATCGCGGTCCGCATCTGGGCCCACAAGCGCCACATGGACACGGGCAGGTCTTTCCCCGCCTTCTGGACCGCGCTGGGCCTGATCATCGGCCTGCCGCTGCTCACCTATCTGTTCGCCGGCGACCCGGTTTCCTGGGAGATGCCGGCCAAGGGCACCTTCAATATCGCCGGCGGTGTCACCATCATTCCCGAGTTGGCCGCCCTGGCCATCGCGCTCAGCCTCTATACCGCTTCCTTCATCGCCGAAATCGTGCGCGCCGGCATTCAGTCGGTGGGCAAGGGGCAAAGCGAAGCGGCCCATTCGCTGGGCATACGGCACGGCACGACGCTGCGCCTGGTGGTCATTCCCCAGGCGTTGCGCGTGATCATTCCGCCGCTCACCAGCCAGTACCTGAACCTGCTGAAGAATTCCTCGCTGGGGGCGGCGATCGGCTATCCCGAACTGGTCGCGGTGATGACCGGCACAGTGAACAGCCAGACCAACCAGGCGGTCGAGGCGATCGCCCTGGCGATGGCGGTCTACCTCACCGTCAGCTTGCTGATTTCCGCCGGGATGAATTGGTATAACGCGCGCAAAGCGCTGGTCGAGCGGTGA
- a CDS encoding amino acid ABC transporter substrate-binding protein — translation MTKLSLLTIGAVLAVGTVTAAHAGTLDDVKKKGFVQCGVSPALAGFAAPDDKGVYKGIDVDVCHAVAAAIFGDAEKVKFTPLTAKERFTALQSGEVDLLSRNTTWTLARDSSQGFDFVGVTYYDGQGLLVKKSLGVDSAKKLDGATVCTETGTTTELNLADYFRTNNLKYTVVAFGSNNEAVAAFESGRCDAYTTDASGLYATRIKLADPAGAIVLPEIISKEPLGPAVRHGDNQWGDVVRWSLYAMVEAEEYGVTKANVDEIKAKADANPEIKRLLGVEGELGKGLGLDNAWAYNIIKQVGNYGEIFDSNVGAGSPLGIARGLNALWTQGGLQYAPPFR, via the coding sequence ATGACCAAGCTTAGCCTGCTCACGATCGGCGCGGTGCTCGCGGTCGGTACGGTGACCGCGGCTCACGCCGGCACGCTCGACGACGTGAAGAAGAAGGGCTTCGTCCAATGCGGCGTCTCGCCGGCGCTGGCGGGCTTTGCGGCGCCCGACGACAAGGGCGTCTACAAGGGCATCGACGTCGATGTCTGCCACGCTGTCGCGGCGGCGATCTTTGGCGATGCGGAAAAGGTGAAGTTCACCCCGCTGACCGCCAAGGAACGTTTCACCGCCCTGCAGTCGGGTGAAGTCGACCTGCTCTCGCGCAACACCACCTGGACGCTGGCCCGCGATTCGTCGCAAGGCTTCGATTTCGTCGGCGTTACCTACTACGACGGCCAGGGCCTGCTGGTGAAGAAATCCCTGGGTGTCGACAGCGCCAAGAAGCTCGACGGCGCCACGGTCTGCACCGAAACCGGCACCACCACCGAGCTGAACCTGGCCGATTACTTCCGCACCAACAACCTCAAATACACCGTGGTCGCCTTCGGCTCGAACAACGAAGCGGTCGCCGCTTTCGAGTCCGGCCGTTGCGACGCCTACACCACGGATGCCTCGGGTCTCTATGCCACGCGCATCAAGCTGGCCGATCCGGCCGGCGCGATCGTGCTGCCCGAAATCATCTCCAAGGAGCCGCTGGGGCCGGCCGTGCGGCACGGCGACAACCAGTGGGGCGATGTGGTTCGCTGGTCGCTCTATGCCATGGTCGAGGCCGAGGAATATGGTGTGACCAAGGCCAATGTCGACGAGATCAAGGCCAAGGCCGACGCCAATCCCGAGATCAAGCGCCTGCTTGGTGTCGAAGGCGAACTCGGCAAGGGCCTGGGGCTCGACAACGCCTGGGCCTACAACATCATCAAGCAGGTCGGCAACTACGGCGAGATCTTCGACAGCAATGTCGGTGCCGGCTCGCCGCTGGGCATTGCCCGCGGCTTGAACGCGTTGTGGACCCAGGGCGGCCTGCAGTACGCGCCTCCGTTCCGTTGA
- a CDS encoding nuclear transport factor 2 family protein, with amino-acid sequence MNSKAYAALARYSAVLEQLDAGSVATLYQVMDPRIRFRDPFSEVMGIDRVQLIFAKLFADCSGIRFKVTERFANGSQGIMVWTMSYQLRRWPKRDPWVINGLSQVSFDPVTGLAVQHVDHWDAGQFY; translated from the coding sequence ATGAATAGCAAAGCGTATGCGGCGCTTGCCCGTTACTCGGCAGTGCTCGAGCAATTGGACGCCGGCAGCGTCGCGACGCTTTATCAGGTGATGGACCCGCGTATCCGTTTCAGGGATCCCTTCAGCGAGGTGATGGGCATCGATCGGGTGCAGCTCATCTTCGCCAAGCTCTTCGCCGATTGCTCAGGCATCCGCTTCAAGGTCACCGAACGCTTTGCCAACGGCTCGCAGGGTATCATGGTCTGGACCATGTCCTATCAACTGCGCCGCTGGCCCAAGCGGGATCCCTGGGTCATCAACGGCCTCAGCCAGGTCAGTTTCGATCCGGTGACCGGCCTTGCCGTCCAGCACGTCGATCACTGGGATGCCGGCCAGTTCTATTAA